The following proteins are encoded in a genomic region of Triticum dicoccoides isolate Atlit2015 ecotype Zavitan chromosome 1B, WEW_v2.0, whole genome shotgun sequence:
- the LOC119325292 gene encoding pentatricopeptide repeat-containing protein At1g11900-like, with amino-acid sequence MLPLIRRLPAAPSRLAALALRRPHRRAAATTTTTPAVSSSRLAGSPPAESPAADQGSELEPCPEPLDRDWGSTLSRADLTEVAGILRRLRDEQINLGLGTFNLLLKRACEADDFLLFAKVFRHLLLSKAAPDLTSYMCVARAIGGLDDSELLLKFVREVLEITNGRDPTVVNRIVFAAGRYGHLDKSLIVFEELKKDKRCLDVVTFNTVLDMLGKVGRVDEMLREVKLMKELSICPDIVTYNTVINCLRRLGRLGLCKSFAREMFERGISPDLRTYTALIDCFGRAGHIADALEAFEQMKKSHQPSIYVYRALISDMKKAGRFELAEKLTEEMDSSASDLLGPEDFRQRSKGRRVRNSSR; translated from the coding sequence ATGCTCCCCCTAATACGCCGCCTCCCCGCCGCTCCTTCCCGCCTAGCCGCCCTCGCACTCCGCCGACCACACCGTCGAGCTGcggcgacgacgacaacgacaCCTGCGGTATCCTCCTCCCGTCTCGCGGGCTCGCCGCCTGCAGAGAGTCCAGCGGCGGATCAGGGGAGTGAGTTGGAGCCCTGCCCCGAACCCCTCGACCGGGACTGGGGCTCGACGCTGTCCCGGGCGGACCTCACAGAGGTTGCCGGGATCCTCCGGCGGTTGCGCGACGAGCAGATCAATCTGGGCCTGGGCACCTTCAATCTGCTGCTGAAGCGAGCCTGCGAAGCAGACGACTTCCTTCTCTTCGCCAAGGTATTCAGACACTTGCTGCTCTCCAAAGCTGCTCCCGACTTGACTTCCTACATGTGTGTCGCCAGGGCCATTGGGGGTTTAGATGACTCTGAACTGTTACTCAAGTTTGTGAGAGAGGTATTGGAGATCACAAATGGCAGAGACCCCACGGTGGTGAATCGCATTGTTTTCGCCGCGGGTAGATACGGGCACCTCGATAAAAGTTTGATCGTGTTTGAGGAGCTGAAGAAAGATAAGAGATGCTTGGATGTTGTCACCTTCAACACTGTCTTGGACATGCTAGGAAAGGTTGGTCGGGTGGACGAAATGCTCCGGGAGGTGAAGCTGATGAAGGAACTTAGCATTTGTCCTGACATTGTGACTTATAATACGGTGATAAACTGCCTGCGTAGGCTTGGAAGATTGGGTCTGTGCAAAAGCTTTGCAAGAGAGATGTTTGAGAGAGGCATCAGTCCTGATTTGAGAACATATACCGCGCTAATTGATTGTTTTGGAAGGGCAGGGCATATTGCTGATGCCCTTGAAGCGTTTGAACAGATGAAGAAGTCGCACCAACCTTCGATTTATGTCTATCGGGCACTGATCAGTGACATGAAAAAGGCTGGGCGGTTTGAGCTAGCAGAAAAGCTCACCGAAGAGATGGATTCAAGTGCGTCTGATTTGTTAGGCCCTGAAGATTTCAGGCAGAGGTCCAAGGGAAGAAGGGTCAGGAACAGCAGCAGGTAA
- the LOC119325280 gene encoding putative pentatricopeptide repeat-containing protein At3g23330, with protein sequence MRPLPAFTISRLAAVRADPCGVPLPVFNSLLSSLATSDPSHAHLPLHLFRRLLLLPAHRPDAFTLSSLASSFLPLHPSHAAASLHAFSLRLGLLHADPVLTNSILLLYLRSPHRTPTTGTALRLFDEMPARTASTYNTLISHAPAGTDVRSLARRMVADGLSPDRFTVSALLSACASERQGRELHCFAVKRGMCGDGDFHVSSGFVSMYCRVSRPGLARRVFDRMCQRNVVSWTAMVGGYAENGMFEDAVKAFRAMWAVDGILPNRVALISVLSAVEGLMGLAEGKQVHGFAVRMGLYGELSLNNALIDMYAKAGALRYARRVFDDATWRKDVISWGSMVLGYGLHGMGTEAVALFDHMHASGVKPDSIVGLGVLSACCRAGLVLKGLEIYNSLVKDHKVHPTEEMSACVVDLLGRSGLIDHALDFIKSMSVEPGPSVWGALLDASVIHSNKETQDLACRSLLRLEEESPSNLVSVSNLHASSGRWNIVEQVRAKIKQGTLKKTPGRSWVNAAT encoded by the coding sequence ATGCGGCCACTCCCGGCGTTCACCAtctcccgcctcgccgccgtccgcgCGGACCCCTGCGGCGTCCCACTCCCCGTCTTCAACTCCCTCCTCTCCAGCCTCGCCACCTCCGACCCCTCCCACGCGCACCTCCCGCTCCACCTCTTCCGCCGCCTGCTCCTCCTCCCCGCCCACCGCCCGGACGCCTTCACGCTCTCCTCCctcgcctcctccttcctccccctccacccatcccacgccgccgcctccctccacgcCTTCTCCCTCCGGCTCGGCCTCCTGCACGCCGACCCCGTCCTCACCAACTCCATCCTGCTCCTCTACCTCCGCTCGCCCCACCGCACCCCCACCACCGGCACGGCGCTCCgcctgttcgacgaaatgcccgcCCGCACCGCCTCCACCTACAACACGCTCATCTCCCACGCCCCCGCGGGCACCGACGTACGGTCCTTGGCGCGCCGCATGGTCGCGGACGGGCTCAGCCCCGACAGGTTCACCGTCTCGGCGCTCCTGTCCGCGTGCGCGTCCGAGCGCCAGGGCAGGGAGCTGCATTGCTTCGCCGTCAAGCGCGGGATGTGCGGCGACGGCGATTTCCATGTCAGCAGCGGGTTTGTCTCCATGTACTGCAGGGTCTCCCGGCCAGGCCTTGCGCGCCGGGTCTTCGACAGGATGTGTCAGAGGAATGTCGTCTCGTGGACCGCCATGGTGGGAGGGTATGCGGAGAATGGCATGTTTGAGGATGCGGTGAAGGCTTTCCGGGCGATGTGGGCGGTTGATGGTATTCTGCCGAATAGGGTCGCATTGATCAGTGTGCTGTCGGCTGTCGAGGGCCTCATGGGCTTAGCAGAGGGCAAGCAAGTGCATGGTTTCGCTGTCAGGATGGGGCTCTACGGGGAGTTGTCTCTCAACAATGCTTTGATTGATATGTATGCAAAGGCCGGAGCCTTGCGTTATGCAAGGCGCGTTTTCGATGATGCTACTTGGCGCAAAGATGTCATCTCATGGGGTTCAATGGTACTGGGTTATGGCCTTCATGGTATGGGTACAGAAGCAGTTGCCTTGTTTGATCATATGCATGCTTCTGGGGTTAAGCCAGACAGCATAGTTGGTCTGGGTGTGCTCTCTGCGTGCTGCAGGGCAGGATTGGTGTTGAAGGGACTTGAGATATACAACTCCCTTGTTAAGGATCACAAAGTCCATCCAACCGAGGAGATGTCTGCTTGCGTAGTTGATCTACTGGGGCGTTCCGGGTTGATCGACCATGCCTTGGACTTCATAAAGTCAATGAGTGTAGAGCCAGGTCCTAGTGTATGGGGAGCACTTCTGGATGCCTCTGTTATTCACAGTAACAAAGAAACTCAAGATTTAGCTTGCAGGTCTCTTCTTAGATTGGAAGAAGAGAGCCCATCAAATCTTGTCTCGGTATCTAACCTACATGCCTCTTCTGGTAGGTGGAATATTGTTGAACAAGTGAGGGCAAAGATTAAACAGGGAACGTTGAAGAAAACACCTGGTCGCAGTTGGGTAAATGCAGCAACATAG